In Bacteroidales bacterium, the sequence TTTACCGATAACATTCTTATTACTCCCTCTGAAATCGAATTCATTCTCGAATAATGAGCATACTGGCAGGAATTACCGGCGGAATGGGAAGCGGAAAAACCGTGGTATGTACTATTTTTACACGTCTGGGAGGAGCGGTTTTTCATGCCGATGCCGTATCAAGGCTGTTGACCGACACCCATCCGGAACTCAGGAAGAAACTCATCAATGCGTTCGGATCAGAAATCTATTCACAGGAACAACTGAACAGAAAGTACTTTGCATCGCTTATTTTCAGCGATAGGGAAAAACTTCTTCTGGCCAACAGCATCATTCATCCGTATGTATTTGAAAAATTCAGGGAGTGGGTCGGAGAGCACAAAGATGTTCCGGTTCTTTTTATGGAAGCGGCAATACTGTTTGAAACCGGAGCCTGGAAAATGTTCCATAAAAACATCCTGGTTGCTGCTCCCCGTGAAGTACGCATAATGCGGGTCATGAAAAGGGACGGCCTTTCGCGTGAAGAAATCCTTGCCCGCATGGAACATCAAAGCCCGGAGGAAGATCTGATACCCAATGCAGATTACGTCATCAACAACGACGGAATACAGCCGCTTCTCCCTCAGGTGCTCAAAATCTGGGAAGACCTTATCTCCCAAACACTTTAAAAAACATACCTTCCCCTGACGGTGATTT encodes:
- a CDS encoding dephospho-CoA kinase: MSILAGITGGMGSGKTVVCTIFTRLGGAVFHADAVSRLLTDTHPELRKKLINAFGSEIYSQEQLNRKYFASLIFSDREKLLLANSIIHPYVFEKFREWVGEHKDVPVLFMEAAILFETGAWKMFHKNILVAAPREVRIMRVMKRDGLSREEILARMEHQSPEEDLIPNADYVINNDGIQPLLPQVLKIWEDLISQTL